A segment of the Robbsia sp. KACC 23696 genome:
CGATCGAGCCAGGTGCGGAGCGTTTCCGGCGACACCGACGGCGCGCGTCCCGCTTCGGGGCGGATCGTCGGATGCCGCATCGTGATGATCTCGCGCTTCAGCTTGACCAGCATGCGTTTGAATGGCTGGTCGTCGGAGTGGCTAATCTTGACCGTCAGCGGCGCGAGCTTGCCCTCGAACAGGGGATCGTCGCGCAGATAGGCGAGCAGCGCGTCGGTCTGCGCCTGCTCGCCGGCGATGAAGAGATTGATTCCTTCCGGCGACAGCAGGATCGTCCCCCGCAGTTGCAAGGCGTCGCAGCGCTCGCGTAGCGGAGCACGCCACGCGGCAGGATCCGGGATGGAGACGAAAAGATAGCCGGCCAGATTGACGATACGCATCGGAGAGGAACAGAAATCAGGACTTAATCCGGCATTATCTCGCAACCGGGCCGCGCACGGGCGGGAATGGGCCGCCCGCAGACGTGGCGCGGCGCACTGGCGACGCATCGGCTGCCGCGGGGCAGGCGCGTCGTCCGCCCCGCGCGTCACCGCTTGTAACTGAAATTGTGTTCCCGGTTTTCCGTGGCAGGTACAATACGCGGTATGTCAGAACCACGCTTTATTCATCTCCGCCTCCATTCCGAATATTCGATCGCGGACGGTATCGTCCGCCTCGATGACGCGATTGCAGCCGCCGCGAAAGACGGCCAGGGCGCGCTCGCGCTCACGGATCTCAGCAACGCCTTTGGCCTTGTTCGCTTCTATAAAGCCGCGCGTGGCGCCGGCGTCAAGCCGATTGCCGGCGCCGACGTCTGGATCACGAATGCCGCCGACCGGGAGAAGCCGCACCGCCTGTTGCTGCTCGTCCGCAACCGCCAGGGTTATCTGAACCTGTGCGAATTGTTGTCGCGGGCTTCGTTGACGAATCAATACAAGGGGCGCGCCGAGGTCAAGGCCGAGTGGCTCGCCAACGGATTTGCCGAGGGCCTGCTGGCGCTGTCCGGCGCGCAGGGCGGTGATATCGGCATGGCGTTGGCTGCGGGCAACGCCGAGGCGGCGCGTCGCTGTGCGGCGCAGTGGCAGTCGATTTTCCCCGATGCCTTCTACATCGAACTGCAGCGCGCCGGACAGCCGGGCGAGCAGAGTTATATTGCCCAGGCAGTGGCACTGGCGGCGGGATTGGCGCTGCCGGTAGTCGCCACGCACCCGGTGCAGTTCATGACGCCGGACGACTTTACGGCGCACGAAGCCCGGGTCTGTATCTCCGAAGGCGATTTGCTGGCGAATCCGAAGCGCAGCAAGCGCTTCACGCAGACGCAGCATTTCCAGACCCAGGCCGATATGGCGGCGTTGTTCGCCGATCTGCCGTCTGCGCTGGAGAATTCGGTCGAGATCGCGAAGCGCTGCAATCTGGTGCTGGAACTCGGCAAGCCGAAGCTGCCCCTGTTTCCGACGCCCGACGGTGTGACGCTGGACGATTTCCTCGTCGCCGAATCTCGGGGCGGCTTGGAAAAGCGGTTGGCCTTCCTGTATCCCGACGAAACGAAGCGCGAAGCGGAGCGTGCCCGTTATGAGGCGCGGCTGGATTTCGAGGCCAACACCATCATCAAGATGGGGTTCCCCGGCTACTTCCTGATCGTTGCCGACTTTATCAACTGGGCCAAGACGAACGGTGTGCCGGTGGGCCCGGGTCGGGGGTCGGGCGCAGGCTCGCTGGTCGCCTATGCCTTGGGCATCACGGACCTCGATCCGCTCGAATACAACCTGCTGTTCGAGCGTTTCCTGAATCCGGAACGGGTATCGATGCCCGACTTCGATATCGACTTCTGCCAGGAAGGGCGCGATCGCGTCATTCAGTACGTCAAGCGCAAATACGGCGCCGATGCGGTGTCGCAGATCGCCACGTTCGGCACGATGGCCGCCAAGGCGGCGGTGCGCGATATCGGTCGCGTGCTCGACCTCGGTTATAACTTCACCGACAGCGTCGCCAAGCTGATCCCGTTCAAGCCGGGCAAGCACGTGACACTCGAAGATGCGATGAAGGAAGAGCCGCAGCTGGCCGAGCGCTACGAATCCGAAGAAGAAGTGCGGCAGTTGTTCGATCTCGCGCAGCGGGTCGAGGGCTTGACCCGTAACGTCGGCATGCACGCGGGCGGCGTATTGATCGCGCCCGGCAAGTTGACGGATTTCTGTCCGCTCTACACGCAGGGCGCTGGCGGCGACGCGGACGGCGAAAGCGGCGGCGTCGTGAGCCAGTACGACAAGGACGATGTCGAAGCGGTCGGGTTGGTCAAGTTCGACTTTCTCGGTCTGACCACACTGACGATCCTCGATTGGGCGGAACGCTATATTCGCCGACTCGACCCCTCGAAGGCCGATTGGTCGCTGGCGCAGGTTCCGCTGACGGACCCGGCCTCGTTTCATATCCTGAAAAAGGCGAATACCGTCGCCGTGTTCCAGCTGGAAAGTCGCGGCATGCAAGGCATGTTGAAAGACGCGCAGCCGGACCGCTTCGAAGACATCATCGCGCTGGTCGCCTTGTACCGACCGGGGCCGATGGACCTGATTCCGAGCTTCTGTGCACGGAAACACGGTCGCGAGAATGTCGATTACCCGGACCCGCGCGTCGAGACCGTGCTCAAGGAGACCTATGGGATCATGGTCTACCAGGAGCAGGTGATGCAGAT
Coding sequences within it:
- the dnaE gene encoding DNA polymerase III subunit alpha translates to MRGMSEPRFIHLRLHSEYSIADGIVRLDDAIAAAAKDGQGALALTDLSNAFGLVRFYKAARGAGVKPIAGADVWITNAADREKPHRLLLLVRNRQGYLNLCELLSRASLTNQYKGRAEVKAEWLANGFAEGLLALSGAQGGDIGMALAAGNAEAARRCAAQWQSIFPDAFYIELQRAGQPGEQSYIAQAVALAAGLALPVVATHPVQFMTPDDFTAHEARVCISEGDLLANPKRSKRFTQTQHFQTQADMAALFADLPSALENSVEIAKRCNLVLELGKPKLPLFPTPDGVTLDDFLVAESRGGLEKRLAFLYPDETKREAERARYEARLDFEANTIIKMGFPGYFLIVADFINWAKTNGVPVGPGRGSGAGSLVAYALGITDLDPLEYNLLFERFLNPERVSMPDFDIDFCQEGRDRVIQYVKRKYGADAVSQIATFGTMAAKAAVRDIGRVLDLGYNFTDSVAKLIPFKPGKHVTLEDAMKEEPQLAERYESEEEVRQLFDLAQRVEGLTRNVGMHAGGVLIAPGKLTDFCPLYTQGAGGDADGESGGVVSQYDKDDVEAVGLVKFDFLGLTTLTILDWAERYIRRLDPSKADWSLAQVPLTDPASFHILKKANTVAVFQLESRGMQGMLKDAQPDRFEDIIALVALYRPGPMDLIPSFCARKHGRENVDYPDPRVETVLKETYGIMVYQEQVMQMAQIIGGYSLGGADLLRRAMGKKKAEEMAEHRALFAEGAAKNGLTTDKAGEIFDLMEKFAGYGFNKSHAAAYALLAYYTAWLKAHHPAEFMAANMSLAMDDTDKVKILYEDCISATNNLKVLPPDINLSAYRFEPVAEPPAANGALQRSRTIRYGLGAIKGSGQNAIEEIIRAREERPFVDLFDFCERIDRRVVNRRTVETLIRSGAFDALHDNRAQLLASVPLAMEAADQAAANALQVGLFDMGGEAPPHDMVKTAPWNDKRRLQEEKSSLGFYLSGHLFDAYKVEAKRFMRQTIGELTEGRDKVIAGIIVSLRTQMTQRGKMVVALLDDTTGQCEITIFNELYDANRALLKEDELLVVSGSARNDAFTGGLRFTAESLMDLERARSRYARSVRLSLRGADAPVEDAPSNVASTDKSVGAQNGKSDAPTNGKTKGALPATADIGRLKDILIAYRAPDMMAESGEAAWADGGGNGGGGSAGGFRQGGGGYGGNGGGNGAGRGGNGATGGRGRQPRDVTPARTGLRVEIRYTSRDAATELALGHAWCVKPNDELMAALTAAFGRDAAEISY